A single window of Salvia splendens isolate huo1 chromosome 8, SspV2, whole genome shotgun sequence DNA harbors:
- the LOC121745383 gene encoding protein NRT1/ PTR FAMILY 5.1, translating to MDSKGFTQDGTVDLHGRPVLADKTGKWKACAFLVAYEAFERMAFYGIASNLVVYLTTQLHEDTVSSVRNVNNWSGAVWITPILGAYIADSYLGRFWTFTISSLIYVIGMILLTMAVSVKMLKPSCENGVCSKATTTQIAFFYTSLYIIGIGAGGTKPNISTFGADQFDDLNPHEKKLKASFFNWWMFSAFTGALFATLGLVYIQENLGWGLGYGIPTVGLIFSLIIFYVGTPLYRHKIRRTRKPAKDLLRVVVTALANARLDRPAHPSELHELDQEYYVTTRKRRVHHTPIFRFLDMAAIKTEKSTRQACTVTQVEGAKLVLGMCMIWVVTLIPSTIWAQINTLFVKQGTTLDRHLGPTFQIPAASLGSFVTLSMLVSVPMYDRYFVPFMHRRMGNPRGITLLQRIGVGFVIQIVAIAVAYVVEVRRMRVADAHGITGPNQVVPMSIFGLLPQYVLLGVADVFNAIGLLEFFYDQSPEDMQSLGTTFFTSGIGVGNFLNSFLVTVVDKVTGRGGERSWIGKNVNDSHLDYYYAFLFLLSALNLVVFLLASNKYVYKVESAEVEGRQQINEGKTLGLQV from the exons ATGGATTCCAAAGGCTTCACACAAGACGGCACAGTCGATCTCCATGGCCGCCCCGTGCTCGCTGACAAGACCGGTAAATGGAAAGCCTGTGCCTTCCTCGTTG CGTACGAAGCGTTCGAGCGAATGGCCTTCTACGGTATAGCTTCGAATTTGGTAGTATACTTGACAACCCAACTCCATGAAGACACTGTTTCATCAGTTAGAAACGTCAACAACTGGTCCGGAGCCGTTTGGATCACACCAATTCTTGGTGCATACATAGCTGATTCCTACTTAGGCCGCTTTTGGACTTTCACCATTTCATCTTTGATTTATGTCATA GGGATGATCCTCCTAACCATGGCGGTTTCGGTGAAGATGTTGAAGCCTAGTTGTGAAAATGGAGTGTGCAGCAAGGCCACAACTACTCAAATAGCATTCTTCTACACTTCCCTCTACATAATAGGCATAGGCGCCGGTGGAACAAAGCCTAACATCTCCACATTCGGCGCCGATCAATTCGATGATCTAAACCCCCATGAGAAGAAGCTCAAGGCCTCCTTCTTCAACTGGTGGATGTTCAGCGCTTTCACCGGCGCCTTGTTCGCTACACTCGGCCTCGTCTACATCCAAGAGAACTTGGGATGGGGACTCGGATATGGAATCCCAACTGTCGGCCTTATCTTCTCGTTGATCATCTTCTATGTCGGGACCCCGTTGTATCGCCACAAGATTAGGAGGACTAGGAAGCCCGCTAAAGACCTTCTACGAGTCGTTGTCACCGCCCTCGCGAATGCCAGGCTTGACCGACCTGCCCATCCCTCCGAGCTTCATGAGCTCGACCAGGAGTATTACGTCACTACTAGAAAACGTCGAGTCCATCACACCCCGATCTTCAG GTTCCTAGACATGGCAGCAATCAAGACAGAGAAATCCACGAGACAAGCATGCACAGTGACCCAAGTGGAGGGAGCCAAGCTAGTCCTAGGCATGTGCATGATATGGGTCGTGACCCTAATCCCAAGCACCATCTGGGCCCAAATCAACACCCTCTTCGTGAAACAGGGCACCACCCTCGACCGCCACCTCGGCCCGACCTTCCAGATCCCGGCGGCCTCCCTCGGCAGTTTCGTCACCCTCTCCATGCTCGTCTCTGTCCCCATGTACGACCGCTACTTCGTCCCCTTCATGCACCGCCGCATGGGCAACCCGCGCGGCATCACTCTGCTCCAGCGCATCGGCGTCGGTTTCGTCATCCAGATCGTGGCCATCGCCGTGGCCTACGTCGTGGAGGTGCGGCGCATGCGCGTGGCTGACGCGCACGGGATCACGGGACCCAACCAGGTGGTCCCCATGAGCATATTCGGCCTCCTCCCGCAGTACGTGCTGCTGGGGGTGGCCGACGTGTTTAACGCCATCGGGCTGCTAGAGTTCTTCTACGACCAGTCGCCCGAGGACATGCAGAGCCTCGGGACGACGTTCTTCACTAGCGGGATAGGGGTCGGGAACTTCTTGAATAGCTTCCTGGTGACAGTGGTGGATAAGGTCACCGGGAGGGGAGGAGAGAGGAGTTGGATTGGGAAGAATGTGAATGACTCG